A single region of the Polymorphum gilvum SL003B-26A1 genome encodes:
- the alaS gene encoding alanine--tRNA ligase, whose product MSGVNEIRSAFLDYFAKNGHQVVESGPLVPRNDPTLMFTNAGMVQFKNVFTGLEKRDYARAATSQKVVRAGGKHNDLDNVGYTARHHTFFEMLGNFSFGDYFKERAIELAWTLITKEFGLAKDRLLVTVFAEDDEAHGLWKKIAGFSDDRIIRIPTSDNFWTMGDTGPCGPCSEIFYDHGEHIWGGPPGSAEEDGDRFIEIWNLVFMQYEQTPQARLPLPRPSIDTGMGLERIAAVLQGVHDNYDIDLFRALISASVNATGVEADGSARASHRVIADHLRSSCFLIADGVLPSNEGRGYVLRRIMRRGMRHAHLLGAQEPLMWRLVPALIREMGRAYPELVRAEALITETLRLEEGRFRKTLERGLGLLDAATVDLSEGGELDGETAFRLYDTYGFPLDLTQDALRARGIGVDTAGFAAAMERQKAEARAAWAGSGEAATDAVWFGLKEKCGATEFLGYEAERAEGAVAALVADGREVSELATGQSGFAVFNQTPFYGESGGQVGDTGSLHALGVKARVTDTQKKADGLFVHAVTVEEGTLSVGLALDMIVDPDRRTAIRSNHSATHLLHEALREVLGGHVAQKGSLVSPERLRFDFSHPKPMSEDELKVVEDYANEIVLQNAAVETRLMAVDEAIESGAMALFGEKYGDEVRVVSMGTALHGDKAGKAYSVELCGGTHVRRTGDIGLVRLVTEGAVAAGVRRIEALTGPVARAYLDEQDARVRELAGLLKVGAADVTARVAQLVEDRRRLERELAEAKKKLAMGGGGGEAGAAVVKMVGSLRLMARIVEGINPKDLKGLADETMAQVGSGVVVLISVAEDGKAAIVTAVSKDLTDRVSAVDLVRLGSEALGGRGGGGRPDMAQAGGPDGARAEAAVAAIEAHLAGL is encoded by the coding sequence ATGAGCGGCGTAAACGAAATCAGATCGGCGTTTCTGGACTATTTTGCCAAGAACGGGCACCAGGTGGTGGAGTCCGGCCCGCTGGTTCCGCGCAACGATCCGACGCTGATGTTCACCAATGCCGGCATGGTCCAGTTCAAGAACGTCTTCACCGGACTGGAAAAGCGCGACTACGCGCGCGCCGCCACGTCGCAGAAGGTGGTGCGTGCCGGCGGCAAGCACAACGACCTCGACAACGTCGGCTACACGGCGCGCCACCACACCTTCTTCGAGATGCTCGGCAACTTCTCCTTCGGCGACTATTTCAAGGAGCGCGCGATCGAACTCGCCTGGACGCTGATCACGAAGGAGTTCGGCCTCGCGAAGGACCGCCTGCTGGTCACCGTGTTCGCCGAGGACGACGAGGCGCACGGCCTGTGGAAGAAGATCGCCGGCTTCTCCGACGACCGCATCATCCGCATTCCGACCTCGGACAACTTCTGGACCATGGGTGATACCGGCCCCTGCGGTCCGTGCTCGGAGATCTTCTACGACCACGGCGAGCACATCTGGGGCGGTCCTCCGGGCAGCGCCGAGGAGGACGGCGACCGCTTCATCGAGATCTGGAATCTCGTATTCATGCAGTATGAGCAGACGCCGCAGGCGCGCCTCCCGCTGCCGCGTCCGTCGATCGACACCGGCATGGGCCTGGAGCGCATCGCCGCCGTGTTGCAAGGCGTCCACGACAACTACGACATCGACCTGTTCCGGGCGCTGATCTCCGCGTCGGTGAACGCTACCGGCGTCGAGGCCGACGGATCGGCGCGTGCCAGCCACCGGGTCATCGCCGACCACCTGCGCTCGTCCTGCTTCTTGATCGCCGACGGCGTGCTGCCGTCCAACGAGGGACGCGGCTACGTCCTGCGCCGGATCATGCGCCGAGGCATGCGCCATGCCCATCTGCTCGGCGCGCAGGAGCCGCTGATGTGGAGGCTGGTGCCGGCGCTGATCCGCGAGATGGGCCGCGCCTATCCCGAGCTCGTCCGCGCCGAGGCTCTGATCACGGAGACCCTGCGTCTGGAAGAGGGCCGCTTCCGCAAGACGCTGGAACGCGGCCTCGGCCTGCTCGACGCCGCCACCGTCGACCTGTCGGAGGGCGGCGAACTGGACGGCGAGACGGCCTTCAGGCTCTACGACACCTACGGATTCCCCCTCGACCTCACGCAGGACGCCCTGCGCGCGCGCGGCATCGGCGTCGATACCGCGGGCTTCGCCGCTGCCATGGAACGCCAGAAGGCGGAGGCCCGGGCGGCCTGGGCCGGCTCGGGCGAGGCGGCGACCGATGCGGTCTGGTTCGGCCTCAAGGAGAAATGCGGCGCCACCGAATTCCTCGGCTACGAGGCCGAGCGCGCCGAAGGCGCGGTTGCGGCGCTGGTCGCCGACGGCCGGGAAGTGAGCGAACTGGCGACCGGCCAGTCCGGCTTTGCCGTCTTCAACCAGACGCCGTTCTACGGCGAGTCCGGCGGTCAGGTCGGCGACACCGGCAGCCTGCATGCCCTCGGCGTCAAGGCGCGCGTCACCGACACCCAGAAGAAGGCCGACGGGCTGTTCGTCCATGCGGTCACCGTCGAGGAGGGCACGCTGAGCGTGGGTCTTGCGCTCGACATGATCGTCGATCCGGACCGGCGTACGGCGATCCGCTCCAACCATTCGGCCACCCATCTCCTGCACGAGGCCCTGCGCGAGGTGCTCGGCGGCCATGTTGCGCAGAAGGGCTCGCTGGTCAGCCCCGAGCGTCTGCGCTTCGACTTCTCCCACCCCAAGCCGATGAGCGAGGACGAGCTCAAGGTCGTCGAGGACTATGCCAACGAGATCGTGCTGCAGAACGCAGCCGTCGAAACGCGTCTGATGGCCGTCGACGAGGCGATCGAGAGTGGCGCCATGGCGCTGTTCGGCGAGAAATACGGCGACGAGGTACGCGTCGTGTCGATGGGCACGGCGCTGCATGGTGACAAGGCCGGCAAGGCCTATTCGGTCGAGCTGTGCGGCGGCACGCATGTGCGCCGCACCGGCGACATCGGTCTGGTCCGGCTGGTGACGGAAGGGGCGGTGGCTGCGGGCGTGCGCCGCATCGAGGCGCTGACCGGCCCGGTCGCGCGGGCCTATCTCGACGAGCAGGACGCGCGCGTGCGCGAACTGGCCGGCCTGCTCAAGGTCGGCGCCGCGGACGTCACCGCGCGGGTCGCCCAGTTGGTCGAGGACCGCAGGCGGCTCGAACGCGAACTGGCAGAGGCGAAGAAGAAGCTCGCCATGGGCGGCGGTGGCGGCGAGGCGGGTGCCGCGGTCGTGAAGATGGTCGGTTCGCTCCGCTTGATGGCGCGCATCGTCGAGGGCATCAACCCCAAGGATCTCAAGGGTCTGGCCGACGAGACCATGGCCCAGGTCGGCTCGGGCGTGGTCGTGCTGATCAGCGTCGCAGAGGACGGCAAGGCGGCGATCGTCACCGCCGTCAGCAAGGATCTGACCGACCGGGTCAGCGCCGTCGATCTCGTCCGCCTCGGCTCCGAGGCGCTCGGCGGGCGTGGCGGCGGCGGCCGGCCGGACATGGCCCAGGCGGGCGGTCCGGACGGCGCGAGGGCCGAGGCGGCGGTCGCCGCGATCGAGGCGCATCTCGCCGGGCTCTGA
- a CDS encoding cyclic nucleotide-binding domain-containing protein → MVSRVPLFEDLKAAEIAEVTKLLRAHRVGAGQVIAERGDLAASMYFVASGEIELILPGETLRLGEGGFVGELALLGERRRAATVRASSRVQLLELEADDLRRLMDRNPDLARRILKEAGERTAMGRKEVGDLAEEELQQPGMVEEEGGGSAGEPEPELFAEPAAETGDGPEEVRPTDG, encoded by the coding sequence ATGGTGTCGCGTGTGCCGCTGTTCGAGGATCTCAAGGCGGCCGAGATCGCAGAGGTCACCAAGCTGCTGCGCGCCCATCGTGTCGGCGCCGGCCAGGTGATCGCCGAGCGCGGCGACCTCGCCGCCTCGATGTATTTCGTCGCTTCCGGCGAGATCGAATTGATCCTGCCGGGCGAGACCCTGCGGCTCGGCGAGGGCGGCTTCGTCGGCGAACTGGCGCTGCTCGGGGAACGCCGCCGCGCGGCCACCGTGCGGGCGTCCTCGCGCGTCCAACTGCTGGAGTTGGAGGCCGACGACCTGCGCCGGCTGATGGACCGCAATCCGGACCTGGCCAGGCGCATCCTCAAGGAGGCCGGGGAGCGTACGGCGATGGGGCGCAAGGAGGTCGGCGACCTGGCCGAGGAGGAACTGCAGCAGCCCGGCATGGTCGAGGAGGAGGGGGGCGGGTCAGCCGGGGAACCTGAGCCCGAACTGTTCGCGGAGCCGGCCGCGGAGACTGGCGACGGCCCCGAAGAGGTCAGGCCCACCGACGGATGA
- a CDS encoding NADP-dependent isocitrate dehydrogenase, producing MAKIKVDNPVVDIDGDEMTRIIWQFIKDKLIHPYLDIDLEYYDLSIQERDRTDDQVTVDAANAIRKHGVGVKCATITPDEARVEEFGLKKMWRSPNGTIRNILGGVIFREPIICRNVPRLVPGWTQPIIVGRHAFGDQYRATDFRFPGKGKLTIKFVGEDGQTIEHEVFQAPGAGVAMAMYNLDDSIRDFARASFNYALQREVPCYLSTKNTILKAYDGRFKDLFQEIFDAEFKDAYADKKIWYEHRLIDDMVAASLKWSGGYVWACKNYDGDVQSDIVAQGFGSLGLMTSVLMTPDGKTVEAEAAHGTVTRHYRQHQEGHETSTNSIASIFAWTRGLAHRAKLDGNAALAGFARTLEKVCIDTVEAGFMTKDLALLVGPDQKWLTTTGFLDKIDDNLRRAMAAE from the coding sequence ATGGCGAAGATCAAGGTTGACAATCCGGTCGTCGACATCGACGGCGACGAGATGACCCGGATCATCTGGCAGTTCATCAAGGACAAGCTGATCCACCCCTATCTCGACATCGACCTGGAATACTACGACCTGTCGATCCAGGAGCGCGATCGCACCGACGACCAGGTGACGGTGGATGCTGCCAACGCGATCAGGAAGCACGGCGTCGGCGTCAAATGCGCGACCATCACGCCGGACGAGGCGCGGGTCGAGGAATTCGGCCTGAAGAAGATGTGGCGCTCGCCCAACGGCACCATCCGCAACATCCTCGGCGGCGTCATTTTCCGCGAGCCGATCATCTGCCGTAACGTGCCGCGCCTGGTGCCGGGCTGGACCCAGCCGATCATCGTTGGCCGCCACGCCTTCGGCGACCAGTACCGCGCCACCGACTTCCGCTTCCCCGGCAAGGGCAAGCTGACCATCAAGTTCGTCGGCGAGGACGGCCAGACCATCGAGCACGAGGTGTTCCAGGCGCCCGGCGCCGGCGTCGCCATGGCCATGTACAACCTCGACGATTCGATCCGCGACTTCGCCCGCGCCTCGTTCAACTACGCGCTCCAGCGCGAGGTGCCGTGCTACCTGTCGACCAAGAACACCATCCTCAAGGCCTATGACGGCCGCTTCAAGGACCTGTTCCAGGAGATCTTCGACGCTGAATTCAAGGATGCCTATGCCGACAAGAAGATCTGGTACGAGCATCGCCTGATCGACGACATGGTCGCCGCCAGCCTGAAATGGTCGGGAGGCTACGTCTGGGCCTGCAAGAACTACGACGGCGACGTGCAATCCGACATCGTCGCCCAGGGTTTCGGCTCGCTCGGGCTGATGACGAGCGTGCTGATGACGCCGGACGGCAAGACGGTGGAGGCCGAGGCCGCGCACGGCACGGTCACCCGACACTACCGCCAGCATCAGGAAGGCCACGAGACCTCGACCAACTCCATCGCCTCGATCTTCGCGTGGACGCGCGGGCTCGCCCACCGCGCCAAGCTGGACGGTAACGCCGCCCTGGCCGGCTTTGCCCGGACGCTGGAGAAGGTCTGCATCGACACCGTCGAGGCCGGTTTCATGACCAAGGACCTCGCCCTGCTGGTCGGTCCGGACCAGAAATGGCTGACCACCACCGGCTTCCTGGACAAGATCGACGACAACCTGCGCCGGGCGATGGCGGCCGAATAG
- a CDS encoding bifunctional helix-turn-helix transcriptional regulator/GNAT family N-acetyltransferase codes for MLDPISRVRRFSRAVTSQVGALDTSFLGRGRPLGAARVLNAIGHGRADVAAVRAYLGLDSGLMSRLLRGLEEEGLIVVTPDPVDARRRRAELTEAGRCEFGVYEALSNERAERLLASHSDPDVLLAAMDLIASALGRQHWLVQEMDPRDDAARYCLGEYYAELNRRFETGFEASRSRDPDAADMRRPRGAFIVALSDGLPLGCVGLKGTDHGYAEIKRLWVAPAARGLGLARRLMQAAEETARDLSIRVLRLDTNRALPEAIALYRKTGWREIDRFNDDPYPDFFFEKVL; via the coding sequence ATGCTTGATCCGATTTCCCGAGTCCGTCGTTTCAGCCGGGCCGTCACCTCCCAGGTCGGGGCGCTCGACACCTCGTTTCTCGGTCGAGGCCGCCCGCTCGGCGCTGCGCGCGTGCTCAATGCCATCGGCCACGGCCGTGCCGACGTGGCGGCCGTGCGTGCCTATCTCGGTCTGGATTCGGGGCTGATGAGCCGTCTCCTGCGCGGGCTGGAGGAAGAAGGGCTGATCGTCGTCACGCCCGACCCGGTCGATGCCCGAAGACGCCGGGCGGAACTGACCGAGGCCGGGCGATGCGAATTCGGCGTCTATGAGGCGCTGTCCAACGAACGGGCGGAACGCCTGCTGGCCTCCCATTCCGATCCGGACGTCTTGCTCGCGGCCATGGACCTGATCGCCTCCGCCCTCGGCCGGCAGCACTGGCTTGTGCAGGAGATGGATCCGCGTGACGACGCGGCCCGCTACTGCCTTGGCGAATATTACGCGGAACTGAACCGGCGTTTCGAGACAGGCTTCGAGGCTTCCCGCTCGCGTGATCCGGACGCCGCGGACATGCGCCGTCCGCGCGGCGCCTTCATCGTCGCCCTGTCCGATGGCCTGCCGCTCGGCTGCGTGGGGCTGAAGGGCACGGACCACGGCTACGCCGAAATCAAGCGGCTCTGGGTGGCTCCCGCCGCGCGCGGCCTCGGCCTTGCCCGCAGGCTCATGCAGGCGGCGGAAGAGACGGCGCGCGACCTGTCGATCAGGGTCCTGCGCCTCGACACCAACCGTGCGCTGCCGGAAGCGATCGCTCTCTACCGGAAGACCGGCTGGCGGGAGATCGATCGCTTCAACGACGATCCCTATCCGGATTTCTTCTTCGAAAAGGTGCTGTGA
- the cutA gene encoding divalent-cation tolerance protein CutA, producing the protein MPIAVCTTTATREEARAIARACVEAGLVACAHLDEIDSLYVWDGKLAEDREIRVMLKAADAAWPRIEALIRAMHSYEEPAIYVFPITAGSASYLSWIEARSAG; encoded by the coding sequence ATGCCGATCGCCGTCTGCACCACCACCGCCACGAGGGAGGAAGCACGCGCCATCGCGCGGGCCTGCGTCGAGGCGGGCCTCGTCGCCTGCGCCCATCTCGACGAGATCGACAGCCTCTACGTCTGGGACGGCAAGCTCGCCGAGGACCGCGAGATACGCGTGATGCTGAAGGCCGCCGACGCCGCCTGGCCGAGGATCGAGGCGCTGATCCGGGCGATGCACAGCTACGAGGAGCCGGCGATCTACGTCTTCCCGATCACGGCCGGCAGTGCCTCCTACCTTTCCTGGATCGAGGCCCGATCGGCCGGGTAG
- a CDS encoding NADP-dependent isocitrate dehydrogenase, giving the protein MAENGRPDILYTKVDEAPELASASLLPIIRAFTKQAGITVGIKDISLAGRILAAFPDYLADAQKQPDDLAELGTLVTEPDANVIKLPNISASQPQLNAAIKELQAQGYKLPDYPSEPATEEEKSVKARYDAIKGSAVNPVLREGNSDRRAPKAVKEYAKKNPHSMGAWAPTSRTHVATMEHDDFASNEKSVTVPSASAGKARIEHVAKDGTVTVLKDNFALEAGDVVDGTFMSAKALAKFLVEQIADAKAQGVLFSVHLKATMMKVSDPIIFGHVVSAFLKDVFATHAETFAALGVNPDLGLGDLEAKVATLPQPKRGDVEADIKAALDAGPAMYMVNSDKGITNLHVSSDVIIDASMPALIRAGGKGWGPDGKEHDAKCVIPDSSYAGVYDAVIEFCKKNGALDPAKMGTVPNVGLMAQKAEEYGSHPQTFKAASDGTIRIVDAAGRTLIEHAVEAGDIWRACLTKDAPIRDWVKLGVSRARLSGMPGVFWLDRNRAHDAELIKKVETYLPEHDTSGLDLKIMAPADAARYSTERIAKGLDTISITGNVLRDYLTDLYPILEVGTSAKMLSIVPLMNGGGLFETGAGGSAPKHVQQLVEENYLRWDSLGEFCALGASLEHLANAKGNAKAQVLADTLDKAIEKLLDENKSPQRRVGQIDNRGSHFYLAMYWAQALAAQDRDAALKAHFTPIADALTTNEAKIVAELNGVQGKPADIGGYYHAPADKVVAVMRPSATLNAIIG; this is encoded by the coding sequence ATGGCCGAAAACGGACGTCCAGACATCCTCTACACCAAGGTCGACGAAGCCCCGGAACTGGCGAGCGCCTCGCTGCTGCCGATCATTCGCGCCTTCACCAAGCAGGCCGGTATCACCGTCGGCATCAAGGACATCTCGCTCGCCGGCCGTATCCTGGCCGCCTTCCCCGACTACCTGGCCGACGCGCAGAAGCAGCCGGACGACCTCGCCGAACTCGGCACGCTGGTCACCGAGCCGGACGCCAACGTCATCAAGCTGCCCAACATCTCGGCCTCGCAGCCACAGCTGAACGCGGCGATCAAGGAATTGCAGGCGCAGGGCTACAAGCTGCCCGACTATCCGTCCGAGCCGGCGACCGAGGAGGAGAAGTCGGTCAAGGCGCGTTACGACGCCATCAAGGGCTCGGCCGTCAACCCGGTGCTGCGCGAGGGCAATTCCGATCGCCGCGCGCCCAAGGCGGTGAAGGAATACGCCAAGAAGAACCCGCATTCGATGGGCGCCTGGGCACCGACATCCAGGACCCATGTCGCGACCATGGAGCATGACGACTTCGCCTCCAACGAGAAGTCCGTGACCGTCCCCTCCGCCTCCGCCGGCAAGGCGCGCATCGAGCATGTCGCCAAGGACGGCACGGTGACCGTGCTGAAGGACAACTTCGCCCTGGAAGCCGGCGACGTCGTCGACGGCACATTCATGAGCGCGAAGGCGCTGGCCAAGTTCCTCGTGGAGCAGATCGCCGACGCCAAGGCGCAGGGCGTGCTGTTCTCGGTGCACCTGAAGGCGACCATGATGAAGGTCTCCGACCCGATCATCTTCGGCCACGTGGTCTCGGCCTTCCTGAAGGACGTCTTCGCCACGCATGCCGAAACCTTCGCCGCGCTCGGCGTCAACCCGGACCTCGGCCTCGGCGACCTGGAGGCCAAGGTCGCCACCCTGCCGCAGCCCAAGCGCGGCGACGTGGAAGCCGACATCAAGGCCGCACTCGACGCCGGCCCGGCCATGTACATGGTGAACTCCGACAAAGGCATCACCAACCTGCACGTCTCCTCCGACGTCATCATCGACGCGTCCATGCCGGCCCTGATCCGCGCCGGCGGCAAGGGCTGGGGCCCGGACGGCAAGGAGCACGACGCCAAGTGCGTGATCCCGGACAGCTCCTACGCCGGCGTCTATGACGCGGTCATCGAGTTCTGCAAAAAGAACGGCGCGCTCGACCCGGCCAAGATGGGCACCGTGCCGAACGTCGGCCTGATGGCGCAGAAGGCCGAGGAATACGGCTCGCATCCGCAGACCTTCAAGGCGGCCAGCGACGGCACCATCCGCATCGTCGACGCGGCCGGCAGGACCCTGATCGAGCACGCCGTCGAGGCCGGCGACATCTGGCGCGCCTGTCTTACCAAGGATGCCCCGATCCGCGACTGGGTCAAGCTCGGCGTCAGCCGCGCCCGCCTGTCGGGCATGCCGGGCGTGTTCTGGCTGGACAGGAACCGGGCCCACGATGCGGAACTGATCAAGAAGGTCGAAACCTACCTGCCGGAACACGACACCTCCGGCCTCGACCTGAAGATCATGGCCCCCGCCGACGCGGCGCGCTACTCGACCGAGCGCATCGCCAAGGGCCTCGACACCATCTCGATCACCGGCAACGTGTTGCGCGACTACCTGACCGACCTCTACCCGATCCTGGAGGTCGGCACCTCGGCCAAGATGCTGTCGATCGTGCCGCTGATGAACGGCGGTGGCCTGTTCGAGACCGGCGCCGGCGGCTCGGCGCCCAAGCACGTGCAGCAGCTGGTGGAGGAGAACTACCTGCGCTGGGATTCGCTCGGCGAGTTCTGCGCGCTCGGCGCCTCGCTCGAGCACCTGGCAAACGCCAAGGGCAACGCCAAGGCCCAGGTGCTCGCCGACACGCTCGACAAGGCGATCGAGAAACTGCTCGACGAGAACAAGTCGCCGCAGCGCCGGGTCGGCCAGATCGACAACCGCGGCAGCCACTTCTACCTCGCGATGTACTGGGCACAGGCGCTCGCCGCCCAGGACAGGGACGCGGCGCTGAAGGCGCATTTCACGCCGATCGCCGACGCCCTGACGACGAACGAGGCAAAGATCGTCGCCGAGCTGAACGGGGTGCAGGGCAAGCCGGCTGACATCGGCGGTTACTACCACGCCCCGGCCGACAAGGTCGTCGCCGTGATGCGCCCGAGCGCGACGCTGAACGCGATCATCGGCTGA